Proteins from a single region of Allocatelliglobosispora scoriae:
- a CDS encoding SigE family RNA polymerase sigma factor produces MRRGENDLMPDDEFRAFVEQRYAHLLRTAYLLCGSADRAEDLLQSALISAMRRWRRMDHPEAYIRRIMVNTLINRWRRPIREVASAFPPDRAVHDEPIEERDELWQALLWLPVRMRAVLVLRYWEDRSEEETAQILGVSVGTVKSQASRGLARLRDIIGEQRSRPLAPAHGRN; encoded by the coding sequence GTGAGACGAGGGGAGAACGACCTGATGCCCGACGACGAGTTCCGCGCGTTCGTGGAACAGCGGTACGCGCACCTGCTGCGTACGGCGTACCTGCTCTGCGGATCAGCCGACCGAGCCGAGGACCTGCTGCAATCGGCGCTGATCTCGGCGATGCGGCGCTGGCGCCGGATGGACCATCCGGAGGCCTACATCCGCCGCATCATGGTCAACACGCTGATCAACCGGTGGCGGCGGCCGATCCGCGAGGTGGCGTCCGCGTTCCCGCCGGACCGCGCCGTCCACGACGAACCGATCGAGGAGCGTGACGAGCTGTGGCAGGCCCTGCTGTGGTTGCCGGTCCGGATGCGCGCCGTCCTGGTGCTGCGCTACTGGGAGGACCGCTCCGAGGAGGAGACCGCGCAGATCCTCGGCGTCAGCGTCGGCACGGTGAAGAGCCAGGCGTCCCGCGGCCTCGCCCGGCTCCGCGACATCATCGGAGAGCAGCGCAGCCGCCCCCTCGCCCCCGCTCACGGGAGGAACTGA
- a CDS encoding SGNH/GDSL hydrolase family protein, giving the protein MRLTHALTVLALGTAVSGLTVPAPPAHAAAPVRIMPLGASITWGTGSGDGNGYREELRKHLALDAGVAIDFVGSVQSGTAADRDNEGHPGYRIDQIASGVDGWIAANRPDVVLLNVGTNDTLQNYQLPTAPARLNALLNRIVADAPLATVVFSTLVPSTDAANNSEVQAFNAQLPAIAQAQAAAGHRVRLVDFYAGLTPADIGSDGIHPTNGGYVKLANLWHSGLQPVLGAGTAWPLYKQDFGDNWPLTWVNTVQGSVGVGGYCCGLPGMESARRAETAHGGTYALMYSGNDLSATGSYSYNRVFDVHLPLTAKSVLTYWIYPQTTNARFVALDLALTDGRSLRDSGAVDQWGVRAHPQFQGQGGRLVANQWNLVQVGLGSLAGGTVDQIRIGYDQPAGTGLFRGYVDDILIANNP; this is encoded by the coding sequence ATGCGACTGACCCATGCCCTGACCGTCCTCGCCCTCGGTACCGCGGTCTCCGGCCTCACCGTTCCCGCGCCGCCCGCCCACGCCGCGGCGCCGGTGCGCATCATGCCGCTCGGCGCCTCCATCACCTGGGGCACCGGCTCCGGCGACGGCAACGGATACCGCGAGGAGCTGCGCAAACACCTCGCCCTCGACGCCGGTGTCGCCATCGACTTCGTCGGCTCCGTCCAGTCCGGAACCGCCGCCGACCGCGACAACGAGGGCCACCCGGGCTACCGCATCGACCAGATCGCGTCCGGAGTGGACGGTTGGATCGCCGCCAACCGCCCCGATGTCGTCCTGCTCAACGTCGGCACCAACGACACCCTGCAGAACTACCAGCTCCCGACCGCCCCGGCCCGCCTCAACGCGCTGCTGAACCGCATCGTCGCCGACGCACCGCTGGCGACGGTCGTCTTCTCCACCCTCGTACCGTCGACCGACGCGGCCAACAACAGCGAGGTCCAGGCGTTCAACGCGCAGCTGCCCGCGATCGCCCAGGCCCAGGCCGCCGCCGGGCACAGGGTCCGGCTCGTCGACTTCTACGCCGGGCTCACCCCCGCCGACATCGGCTCCGACGGCATCCACCCCACCAACGGCGGCTACGTCAAGCTCGCCAACCTCTGGCACTCGGGCCTGCAGCCGGTCCTCGGCGCCGGAACCGCATGGCCGCTCTACAAGCAGGACTTCGGCGACAACTGGCCGCTGACCTGGGTCAACACCGTGCAGGGCAGTGTCGGTGTCGGCGGCTACTGCTGCGGCCTGCCCGGCATGGAGAGCGCCCGCCGCGCCGAGACCGCCCACGGCGGCACCTACGCGCTCATGTACTCCGGCAACGACCTCAGCGCCACCGGCTCGTACTCCTACAACCGGGTCTTCGACGTGCACCTGCCGCTGACGGCGAAGTCCGTCCTGACCTACTGGATCTACCCGCAGACCACCAACGCCCGCTTCGTCGCGCTGGACCTCGCGCTCACCGACGGGCGCAGCCTGCGCGACTCGGGCGCGGTCGACCAGTGGGGCGTCCGGGCGCACCCGCAGTTCCAGGGCCAGGGCGGTCGCCTGGTCGCCAACCAGTGGAACCTGGTCCAGGTCGGCCTCGGCTCGCTCGCCGGCGGCACGGTCGACCAGATCCGCATCGGCTACGACCAGCCCGCCGGCACGGGCCTGTTCCGCGGCTACGTCGACGACATCCTGATCGCCAACAACCCGTGA